One window of Catonella massiliensis genomic DNA carries:
- a CDS encoding putative manganese-dependent inorganic diphosphatase — protein sequence MKEEKIVYVIGHKNPDTDSICSAISYAELKNLTSRGIKYVPKRAGQINEETEYVLKRIGIEPPGYMPDAGTQVKDMEIHKTPFADSSLTINEAWELMKEARAASLPITDSEGRLEGIIAIGDIAKYFMGNADETILAKARTQYKRMADTLNGRLALGNEHGYFIKGRVIIGTDDPKLLASNMAADDLVVLGNRKDTQLAAIKADASCIVISGGHTADEDVIAAAKKKSCVIIESPMDTYTIATFISHSIPVRYLMKCEGIVTFHSNDFTDAIKETMGKYRYRDFPVIDADGRCLGTISRRNLINVRKKQLILVDHNERTQTVDNIEETEILEIIDHHRIGSLETMGPVMFRNQPVGCTATIIYQMYNERGVEIPKKIAGLLLAAILSDTLMFRSPTCTKFDQEAVTVLAGIAGINIEDFANDMFMAGSNLSEKAPEEIFYQDFKKFMAGETSFGVGQINSMDSKSLANAEEKIRPILQSECGKNGMSMVFFMLTNIVEESTKLLCFGDGSERIVEKAFDVKVYKDAATLKGIVSRKKQLIPAIMGVFNA from the coding sequence ATGAAAGAAGAAAAGATAGTTTATGTAATAGGACATAAGAACCCGGACACCGATTCAATTTGTTCTGCTATCTCTTATGCAGAGCTTAAGAATCTGACGTCAAGAGGAATTAAATATGTTCCAAAGAGGGCAGGCCAGATAAATGAAGAGACGGAATATGTCCTAAAGAGGATTGGAATAGAGCCTCCGGGCTATATGCCTGATGCGGGTACACAGGTAAAGGATATGGAGATTCACAAGACTCCATTTGCTGACTCAAGCCTCACAATTAATGAGGCCTGGGAGCTTATGAAAGAGGCTAGGGCTGCATCCCTTCCTATTACCGATAGTGAGGGAAGGCTTGAAGGTATAATAGCTATAGGAGATATTGCGAAGTACTTTATGGGAAATGCTGATGAGACTATACTTGCTAAGGCCAGAACCCAGTACAAGAGAATGGCGGATACACTAAATGGAAGGCTTGCGCTTGGTAATGAACACGGCTACTTCATAAAGGGAAGGGTTATCATTGGCACTGATGACCCTAAGCTTCTTGCGTCCAATATGGCTGCAGATGACCTGGTTGTGCTTGGCAACAGAAAAGATACCCAGCTTGCGGCCATCAAGGCAGATGCCAGCTGTATAGTGATAAGTGGCGGACACACAGCAGATGAAGACGTCATAGCTGCGGCGAAGAAGAAGAGCTGCGTAATCATAGAGAGTCCTATGGATACCTATACCATAGCAACTTTTATAAGCCATAGTATACCTGTTAGATATCTTATGAAATGTGAGGGCATAGTAACCTTCCATTCGAATGATTTTACAGATGCAATCAAGGAAACTATGGGTAAGTACCGCTACCGTGACTTCCCTGTAATAGATGCAGATGGACGCTGTCTTGGCACCATTTCCAGAAGAAACCTCATCAATGTAAGGAAAAAGCAGCTCATTCTTGTCGATCACAACGAGCGTACTCAGACCGTTGACAACATAGAAGAGACAGAAATCCTTGAGATAATTGACCACCATAGAATAGGCTCTCTTGAGACCATGGGACCTGTCATGTTTAGAAATCAGCCTGTAGGCTGTACTGCAACCATTATATACCAGATGTATAATGAAAGAGGAGTAGAGATACCTAAGAAGATAGCGGGGCTCCTCCTTGCGGCTATTCTCTCTGACACCCTTATGTTCCGCTCACCTACCTGTACCAAGTTTGACCAGGAGGCTGTTACCGTGCTTGCGGGGATTGCAGGCATTAACATAGAGGACTTTGCAAATGATATGTTCATGGCGGGCAGCAACCTCTCAGAAAAGGCTCCTGAGGAGATATTCTATCAGGATTTTAAGAAGTTTATGGCAGGCGAAACATCCTTTGGAGTGGGACAGATTAACTCTATGGACTCCAAGTCTCTTGCAAATGCTGAAGAGAAGATAAGGCCTATATTGCAGAGTGAATGTGGTAAAAACGGTATGTCAATGGTATTCTTTATGCTTACTAACATAGTCGAGGAATCCACAAAACTTCTTTGTTTTGGTGACGGAAGCGAAAGAATTGTAGAAAAGGCCTTTGATGTGAAAGTCTATAAGGATGCCGCTACCCTAAAGGGTATAGTTTCCAGAAAGAAGCAGCTAATACCTGCTATCATGGGCGTATTCAATGCTTAG
- a CDS encoding Sapep family Mn(2+)-dependent dipeptidase — MAYEKEISDYIESHKEEMLNDLMDLIRINSEKGEEKPGMPYGEGPYKALEAASKLLTGYGFKVNNYDNRVITADSYDLPTRLDILAHLDVVPAGDDWTVTEPYNPVIKDGLLYGRGSCDDKGPAVAALYAIRAVKELNIPLKHNVRLILGSDEECGSSDVEYYYTKEKAAPMTITPDASWPLINIEKGGISNEFTAEYEKTDKTPSLVSLKGGIKINVVPGKATAVVKGLKEADVKEITKKFEEETGLKFVFEEDGDNLNIKAIGVNAHASLPHMGKNAIQGLVTLLSKFPLADAPVNNYVKALNNIFPYGDYNGKTMGVDLKDDVSGETTVSFDILEITETHFKGAYDCRASIVANDENTGRVMEQKIREQGFTIPEKPMFEPHVVDGDSELVKTLLKCYEKGFGVTNAKPIAIGGGTYVHHVENGVAFGCEDPEIDNHMHGADEFMVVDMIVKSAKVFADAIVELCK; from the coding sequence ATGGCTTACGAAAAAGAAATAAGTGACTACATTGAGAGTCATAAGGAAGAGATGTTAAACGACCTTATGGACCTCATAAGGATTAATAGTGAAAAAGGCGAAGAAAAGCCTGGTATGCCTTATGGAGAGGGCCCTTACAAGGCTCTTGAGGCTGCAAGTAAGCTTCTCACAGGCTACGGCTTTAAGGTAAATAACTATGACAACAGAGTAATTACTGCTGACTCTTATGATTTACCTACCAGACTTGATATCTTGGCGCACCTGGATGTAGTGCCTGCGGGAGATGACTGGACAGTTACAGAGCCTTACAATCCTGTGATTAAAGACGGGCTCCTCTACGGCAGGGGAAGCTGTGATGACAAGGGACCTGCAGTTGCAGCCCTCTATGCAATTAGAGCAGTCAAAGAGCTAAATATACCACTTAAACACAATGTCCGCCTCATCCTTGGTTCAGACGAGGAATGTGGCAGCAGTGATGTAGAATACTACTACACCAAAGAAAAGGCTGCACCTATGACAATTACTCCTGATGCGTCCTGGCCTCTTATCAATATAGAAAAGGGCGGAATCAGCAATGAGTTTACCGCCGAATACGAAAAGACTGACAAGACTCCAAGTCTTGTGTCCTTAAAGGGCGGTATCAAGATAAATGTGGTTCCAGGCAAGGCTACAGCAGTAGTAAAGGGGCTTAAAGAGGCAGATGTTAAGGAGATAACCAAGAAATTTGAGGAAGAAACCGGACTTAAGTTTGTATTTGAGGAAGACGGGGATAACCTTAATATCAAGGCTATAGGTGTGAATGCACACGCTTCCCTACCACATATGGGTAAGAACGCCATCCAGGGACTTGTTACCCTCTTATCTAAGTTCCCTCTTGCAGATGCTCCTGTAAACAACTATGTGAAAGCTCTTAACAACATCTTCCCTTATGGCGACTACAATGGTAAAACGATGGGCGTAGACCTTAAGGATGATGTCTCAGGAGAGACCACAGTCAGCTTTGACATCCTTGAAATCACCGAAACACATTTTAAGGGTGCTTATGACTGTCGTGCAAGCATTGTAGCTAACGATGAGAACACAGGCAGGGTAATGGAGCAAAAAATCCGTGAACAGGGATTTACCATACCTGAAAAGCCTATGTTTGAGCCTCATGTAGTAGACGGTGATTCAGAGCTTGTAAAAACCCTGCTTAAATGTTATGAGAAGGGCTTTGGAGTTACAAATGCCAAGCCAATAGCCATAGGTGGAGGTACCTATGTACACCATGTTGAAAACGGAGTAGCCTTTGGCTGTGAAGATCCTGAAATTGACAACCATATGCATGGTGCTGATGAGTTCATGGTAGTTGACATGATAGTTAAGAGTGCGAAAGTATTTGCAGATGCAATAGTGGAGTTATGCAAGTAA
- a CDS encoding helveticin J family class III bacteriocin, with the protein MKTKKIVSLLSVIIFMVLTYVGLTIKTQAAESKDVVVEGGYRFLLYYTQAIQSYAVDGNDIYIQQAYSENEFDEFDDYKTGRVENLVLISRCQYSAEYDAYKPVDHMVIRGAGHGQTLEVYSYNGKKYLLVSCGSKKTYNRTLWWSTQIGRIEYKPGAFINNSQVKRLTYLNYSNKKSKRFGTTMRVDAALTPDKSTLVIWKLNEKGKSEYSAYKFSVVNKEFDRAKNNEVNVKKNKRIKKALVFSTKQYKLKSRSIQGFAISNKTNGRYNLYVSSGDERYYKLNGISIYKYEIKNGKVRHRSTARLNADYVWSSFPPDSEDDGSGDEKESEESNDEEEDYTDDDYTDEDDEDVTFAEVEDLKIVGGDLQFVVRNTGDANQQLICTIPQSEF; encoded by the coding sequence ATGAAAACAAAGAAGATAGTTAGTTTATTAAGTGTGATAATATTTATGGTCCTTACCTATGTGGGGCTTACCATAAAGACACAGGCCGCTGAGAGTAAGGATGTAGTAGTAGAGGGGGGATATAGATTCTTGCTCTACTATACTCAGGCCATTCAAAGCTATGCCGTTGATGGCAATGACATATACATTCAACAGGCATACAGTGAAAATGAGTTTGATGAATTCGATGATTACAAGACCGGAAGAGTTGAAAATCTCGTGCTCATAAGCAGATGTCAGTATTCAGCTGAGTATGATGCTTATAAACCTGTAGACCATATGGTAATAAGGGGAGCCGGGCATGGACAGACCTTAGAGGTGTATAGTTACAATGGGAAGAAGTACCTTTTAGTTTCCTGTGGAAGTAAAAAGACCTATAACCGTACACTTTGGTGGTCAACTCAGATTGGACGCATTGAATACAAACCAGGTGCATTTATAAATAACAGTCAGGTAAAAAGGCTTACATATCTGAATTATTCCAATAAAAAGTCTAAACGCTTTGGCACTACAATGAGGGTTGATGCAGCATTGACACCTGATAAAAGTACCCTGGTCATATGGAAACTAAATGAAAAAGGTAAATCCGAGTATTCCGCATACAAATTCTCCGTAGTAAATAAGGAATTTGACAGGGCGAAAAATAACGAAGTAAATGTAAAGAAAAATAAGAGAATTAAAAAGGCTCTTGTATTTTCAACAAAACAGTACAAGCTTAAATCAAGGTCAATTCAGGGCTTTGCCATAAGCAATAAAACAAATGGTAGGTACAATCTATATGTGTCATCAGGAGATGAAAGATATTACAAACTAAACGGGATTTCCATTTATAAATATGAGATTAAGAATGGAAAGGTCAGACACAGGTCTACGGCCAGATTAAATGCAGACTATGTATGGAGTTCTTTTCCGCCCGATTCAGAGGATGATGGCAGCGGTGATGAGAAAGAAAGCGAAGAGAGCAATGACGAGGAAGAAGATTATACCGATGATGACTACACTGATGAAGATGATGAGGATGTAACATTTGCCGAGGTTGAGGACTTAAAGATAGTTGGAGGCGACCTTCAGTTTGTGGTAAGAAATACAGGGGACGCGAATCAGCAGCTTATCTGTACCATACCTCAAAGTGAGTTTTAA
- a CDS encoding CPBP family intramembrane glutamic endopeptidase has product MNNENENMETVGQLEETARKLEDVTTKLENLAEKMEGIENEAKKEESLFNKILAKKTFGILGWGFFAFVIVSLIAQEIGVTLVRMLHSGGGQIPSIMTYIVSFFPLYLVAFPVLLLIIRKLPNDGRQKEGIGFFTLLKCFCMCITIMYIGNLIGTGLSGVIGGFFGKTSTNNLAELITNADMTGTIIFVVILGPIMEEIVFRKILIDKTVKFGERNAMMLSALMFGLFHMNLFQFFYAFGIGLIFAYVYIKSRKIGYSIAFHMIINFMGSVLAVFVSKNYTEDVINKLQSGNPELVSQALTPGVIMSAVYSIAVIVIFFVGLVLLIIGRKNMRLDVNGAPFTRREEKGLVYGNFGMAFFIAACIAMMGLTTLAQLS; this is encoded by the coding sequence TTGAACAACGAGAATGAAAATATGGAGACAGTAGGGCAGCTTGAAGAGACAGCGAGGAAACTTGAGGATGTGACTACTAAGCTTGAGAATCTGGCGGAAAAGATGGAAGGTATAGAAAATGAGGCTAAAAAGGAAGAGAGCCTTTTTAATAAAATACTTGCAAAGAAGACCTTTGGCATCTTAGGCTGGGGCTTTTTTGCCTTTGTTATAGTGTCGCTAATCGCACAGGAAATAGGAGTAACATTGGTCAGGATGTTACACTCAGGCGGAGGGCAGATACCTTCGATTATGACCTACATTGTGTCATTTTTCCCATTGTACCTTGTAGCCTTTCCTGTGCTCTTACTTATTATCAGGAAACTACCTAATGATGGCAGACAAAAGGAGGGCATCGGCTTTTTCACCCTCTTAAAATGTTTTTGTATGTGCATTACCATTATGTATATTGGTAATCTCATAGGAACAGGGCTTTCGGGGGTTATCGGAGGCTTTTTTGGCAAGACTTCAACCAACAATCTTGCTGAACTTATTACCAATGCTGATATGACAGGTACAATCATCTTTGTTGTTATCTTAGGACCGATCATGGAGGAGATAGTATTTAGAAAGATACTTATCGACAAGACTGTGAAGTTCGGAGAAAGAAACGCAATGATGCTTTCTGCACTTATGTTTGGACTTTTCCATATGAACCTTTTCCAGTTCTTTTATGCCTTTGGTATAGGTCTCATCTTTGCTTATGTTTACATAAAGAGCAGAAAGATAGGGTATTCAATAGCCTTCCATATGATTATCAACTTTATGGGATCTGTTTTGGCCGTGTTCGTCTCTAAAAACTATACCGAAGACGTGATAAATAAGCTCCAGAGCGGCAATCCTGAACTAGTATCACAGGCTCTAACACCGGGGGTAATTATGTCTGCGGTATATTCGATTGCGGTTATCGTAATCTTTTTTGTGGGACTTGTTTTACTGATTATCGGAAGAAAGAATATGCGTCTTGATGTAAACGGCGCACCATTTACTAGAAGGGAAGAGAAAGGTCTTGTCTACGGAAACTTTGGAATGGCATTTTTTATAGCTGCCTGCATTGCAATGATGGGACTCACTACACTTGCACAGCTAAGTTAG
- a CDS encoding LTA synthase family protein: protein MKIIKKIYRIYKKYNPDESMLGYLKRHIGQVILALMLSLFVVGVFCFDASLTQFNKNGKDFEKLFYTDDFDNLIWGMVLILIPVFLCIYSIFRFAGAPKEKKLIKRGENSIFTQIIILISLGAAGGILRYEHKDIYGLVNKFIINNDGIAYLKFIGVILLVTLGAIWEKLILWLRSGGAYKHPWFIKCFMAGLTGLMGFYLVEMQMGTPPNVIVKMMFFNMMYWIILYTFLYAVFRGIKIPAFICIVLAYLVGVANYTVLQFRGNYIMFGDLTVIGTAMEVAGRYKLHPDTPFFVAVGIFVVFLIILILIPRLRKNKINPVRRIITTLIAIGCLSVACIWSFQDGLLYNYIFGLSWNYNENVNDEGYLAYFFSNMHATSGVKVEGYSPKVAREAVKEVLDSPDNIMKDYKDGVRYPTILVIQNETFADLSVLADIKTDKPVMPYIKSLKKNTIKGYVNMSVTGGPTANTEFEFLTRSSMAYMPTGSVPYTQYLKQNVPSVVEVLKNQKKPYKTTAFHPYYSSGYNRKSVYQYIGFEDAVFYEEFNDKELLRGLITDKNDYKDLIEMYEKNKKANKDQPQFFFNVTMQNHGGFSNNKVRFDEPVKITNFKAVQALDNYVSLMRTSDTALKDLIGYFKKVDEPVIILFYGDHQPSFSDDATKQLNDHSLYKSDNDKRLSKFVVPYFIWANYDIPEYDGMHDGGLTGEYNTVSVNYLASILLKYSGVELSDYDKYLLNLHQYIPAMSALGYWDGNGKRLFSTHLTKPQASEFGAATRHKQKKVDEKKAEKLKRGYENVQYNLIFDAKDKLWDIFLPRKEDNK from the coding sequence ATGAAAATTATTAAAAAGATTTATAGGATATACAAAAAATATAACCCTGACGAATCCATGTTAGGGTACTTAAAAAGGCATATTGGGCAGGTTATACTTGCCCTTATGCTTTCTCTGTTTGTTGTAGGTGTTTTCTGCTTTGACGCGAGTCTCACACAGTTTAACAAAAACGGCAAGGACTTTGAGAAGCTGTTTTATACAGATGATTTTGATAATTTAATATGGGGAATGGTTCTTATTTTAATCCCTGTATTTTTATGTATATACTCTATCTTTCGCTTTGCGGGTGCGCCAAAGGAGAAAAAGCTTATTAAAAGAGGAGAGAATTCTATCTTTACCCAGATAATCATACTCATTTCTCTTGGAGCAGCAGGCGGAATATTAAGATATGAGCATAAAGATATTTACGGTCTTGTAAATAAATTCATAATAAACAATGATGGTATAGCTTATCTTAAATTCATAGGTGTAATACTGTTGGTTACCTTAGGCGCAATCTGGGAAAAGCTCATATTATGGCTGAGGTCAGGAGGCGCCTACAAGCATCCCTGGTTTATCAAATGCTTTATGGCGGGGCTTACAGGGCTTATGGGCTTTTATCTGGTTGAAATGCAGATGGGTACCCCTCCGAATGTCATCGTAAAAATGATGTTCTTTAACATGATGTACTGGATTATCCTCTATACCTTTTTATATGCGGTATTTAGAGGGATTAAGATACCTGCCTTTATCTGCATCGTCCTTGCATACCTGGTGGGAGTTGCGAACTACACAGTACTTCAGTTTAGAGGCAACTACATTATGTTCGGAGACCTTACAGTTATAGGAACTGCGATGGAAGTAGCAGGCAGGTATAAGCTTCACCCTGATACTCCATTCTTTGTAGCTGTGGGCATATTTGTGGTCTTTCTCATCATACTGATACTGATACCAAGGCTTAGGAAGAATAAAATAAATCCTGTTAGAAGGATAATTACCACACTGATAGCAATTGGCTGCTTATCTGTAGCTTGTATTTGGTCTTTTCAGGATGGACTACTTTACAACTATATCTTCGGCCTTTCATGGAACTATAATGAAAATGTAAATGATGAGGGCTACCTTGCATATTTTTTCAGCAATATGCACGCAACAAGCGGTGTAAAAGTCGAGGGCTACAGTCCTAAGGTGGCTAGGGAAGCTGTAAAAGAGGTGCTTGATTCACCTGATAATATAATGAAAGATTATAAGGACGGTGTACGCTATCCTACCATCTTAGTCATTCAAAATGAAACCTTTGCAGACCTTTCGGTTCTTGCGGACATTAAGACAGATAAGCCTGTTATGCCTTATATAAAGAGCCTCAAGAAGAATACAATTAAAGGCTATGTAAATATGAGTGTAACAGGAGGGCCTACAGCCAATACTGAATTTGAATTCCTCACAAGAAGCTCGATGGCATATATGCCGACAGGCTCAGTGCCGTATACCCAGTATCTTAAGCAGAATGTACCATCGGTGGTAGAGGTGCTTAAGAATCAGAAAAAGCCTTACAAGACAACTGCTTTCCATCCTTACTATTCATCAGGATATAACAGGAAGAGTGTGTATCAGTATATAGGCTTTGAAGATGCTGTATTTTACGAGGAATTTAATGATAAGGAGCTGCTTAGGGGGCTAATTACCGATAAGAATGACTACAAAGACCTCATAGAAATGTACGAAAAAAATAAAAAAGCTAACAAGGATCAACCACAATTTTTCTTTAATGTAACTATGCAAAACCATGGTGGCTTTTCAAATAACAAGGTGCGATTTGATGAGCCTGTCAAGATAACCAACTTCAAGGCGGTTCAGGCACTTGATAACTATGTTTCGCTTATGAGGACAAGTGATACTGCACTTAAAGATTTGATTGGGTATTTTAAGAAGGTGGATGAGCCTGTGATTATACTTTTTTACGGGGACCACCAGCCTTCATTTTCGGATGATGCTACAAAGCAGTTAAATGATCATAGCCTTTATAAAAGTGATAATGACAAGAGACTGTCAAAGTTCGTAGTTCCTTATTTTATTTGGGCTAATTATGACATTCCTGAGTATGACGGCATGCATGACGGAGGACTTACAGGTGAATATAACACTGTTTCAGTTAACTATCTGGCATCAATCCTGTTAAAGTATTCAGGGGTTGAGCTTTCTGATTATGATAAATACCTGCTAAACCTCCATCAGTACATACCTGCAATGTCAGCTCTTGGCTACTGGGACGGTAATGGCAAAAGACTTTTCTCCACTCACCTTACTAAGCCGCAGGCTTCTGAATTTGGAGCGGCCACAAGGCATAAGCAAAAGAAGGTGGACGAGAAGAAGGCTGAGAAGCTAAAAAGAGGCTATGAAAATGTGCAGTACAATCTGATATTTGATGCCAAAGACAAGTTATGGGATATATTTTTACCAAGAAAAGAAGATAACAAATGA